Below is a window of Chanodichthys erythropterus isolate Z2021 chromosome 19, ASM2448905v1, whole genome shotgun sequence DNA.
TGATGTTGCAAACAAAGTCAACCTTTATTCTTTCAGCTGTTGTCCATGAAAGACTGTGAATGCAAACAGTTTTAGGAAACTTGCTATAGCTTTTTGAACCAttcataatacattaaaaatagaaTTCATTCATACAATTACTTGAACAccaccattcaaatgtttggggtcagcaagaataaaagaataaataaataaataaaaaccccGCAGAAATATGCAGCTTtgataagcataagagactactTTCAATAACATTAGAAAAtagggtcccactttatattaagtggccttaactactatgtacttacatcaaatactaagtacaatgtacttattgggttcatattgaattgcaaaacacttttgctgctattgaggtgggatacgggtaaggttagggaaagctttggtggtatgggtaggtttaagggtaggggtaaggtataagggatgggtcaacagtgtaattttaaatgtaattacagaaattaattacagatgtaattacatgcaggtgtttttaaaatataagtacaatgtaaaaacatgtatgtacacaataagtgcattgcatctaatgattaatttaaatgtaagtacacagtagttaaggtcacttaatataaagttgGTCCGAAAATAGTAatgtaatgtgtatatatatatatatatgaacaatAAATATGCTTACAAAACCATATGACCACATGTGCTTTAAACTAGATATTCAAAAGATTTTtccttaaatatttttttaatcatagaCACTCTTATATATCATCAACCCAAACAACAGATCCTGTATAGCAATAACCTAAAAGGAGATTATGAGAATGGCAGAGAATTATTAAAGTgacataaattctaaaaatatgTTCAAATGTGATCAAATTGTTATGAATGTTCGCCATGTGAACGTTTGAACCAAACAACTTGATGTCGGCACCGTCCTGATAATCGAATCTATTCGTACCTCCGGAAAACCCTAGTCACATTCACAAAACACACAGTGACGAAAGCTGCCAACATTGACAAAACACAGACGCGAGAGACTTTACATTACATACATCAGGCACCGTCCTCATCAAGAACACAAAAAAGCACTGCTTCCTCTCTACCTGACAACCTGTGCCTATATGACAACCTCTGTTATGTAATCACAGCTCAAATGCTGTTAAAAGCCACCGGAAAAGAAGAGTTTTATACTTTGGTGAGCACTGATTTGACAGCGGTTGAGAGTGTAAGTGGATTATGTCACATTAAATGTCATGAAGGCACTTGTCATCATCTTCTTGCTACTTTTGCTCCAGAGGCGACCCCGGGTTGACCCATCGCTATGATTGGATCCTTCACATGTGGCAGCTTCCATAAGGCTTACCGTCTGCGCCGGCGGCACGGTGTGGATCCGGTTTACGACCCGGTTAGGGAACGCACACCCAAACACCTTCTTGAAGCCCTTGCGGAAGTGCTTAGACACCAGGGCGTACACGATGGGGTTCAGGCAGGAGTTGGTGTACGCCACCAGGTGAGAGAGAATGCGAATGACGTAGGTTGTGTGGTTGAGCGGGAAGTGGCCGAACAACACGCACAAGATAACCAGGTGATGCGGCAACCAACACAAACAGAAGAGCACGGCCACAATGATTATCATCTTGGTCACCTTGCGCTTGGCCTTGCGGGATTCCGACATGTTCTGCATGGGGTCCACCGAGGTCCAAAGGTAGCGGATGGTGCGGGCGTACGTGATGCCGAGAATGAGGACTGGGATGAGGTAGCCGAATATGAAGGTGCAGATGTCCATGGCTCGACGATGATGGATGTTCCACGCCGGGATGCAAAGGGTGGTCCCGTCTAGATCCATCTGCTGGTAGTAGCTGAGATAAGGGCTGGAGAAGAACAGCGATAGCACCCATACCAGAATAATGGAGGTTAGTGCATTACGGGGTGTTCTTGTCTCTCTTGAACGCAAGGGGTAACGAATGGCGAGATATCTGTTGAGAAAATGCAATCATAATAcatcaataatgattaattcattataaatgtgattatagtaaatgatttatccatccacatcattatttttattcatgttcCCTCATAATCAAAATAACTCCCGTTCCTTTTGGCatcaacatctcttctctgatgacatgatctcacatgagatcgaccaatagcaaaccacagccattcaatgatccaatcaattcccaatagccaaaatcaagtcccatcctacatttttttctgttctgATTCGAGCTATTTGACTCTGATATATACATCACAACAgggaagaatttttttttttttgcaataaacaaaaaacagtgcAATTCAGCCATTATTATGCACAAATATCCTTCACAGTAGAAtgttatgattatatattttgattatattaatcatttcattttaaaagtggTTAACATATGTTAATCCctaaaatgcattattaaacACAGCTCAAATTATGTTGGTTGTATTTTTGCATTGTTTTCAAAATAATACCAAAAAAAGAGAATTAAAGATTATAACTAGCTATATTTGCATCACAGACTGTCAAATATGTTAGTTTTTTTCTGCACTATTTTGATTAAGTGCCGTGCATGCTAACACTTTCTTTCAGTAGCCTAGAGTTattgcatattattattattattgactaTATATCTTCTCAATCAATTATGCGTTTCACGACTCGCTGAACTGGAAAGAAAAGCGCGCACTGTTGGTGCGCAACAGGATGACAAACGTACCTGTCCAGAGACACAGCTGCCAGAGTAAAGATGCTCGCGTACATGGTCAGGAAGATGATAAAGTGCACAGCTTTGCACACGAAGGGTCCAAAAACCCACTCGTCCATGGTGTAGATGGTAGCCTGGAGAGGCACGCAGAAGACGATGAAGGAGAGGTCCGCCAGCCCGAGGTTCAGGATGAACAGGTTGGTGCTCTTTGTGTTCATCTGGCCGTTGCGGATGAGAACTGCGAGCACAAGACAGTTCCCCACGGTACCAACCAAAAAAATGATAGAAAATATGACAGAAATTATTACTGACTCAACTTTCCAGTTCGGGGAGAAGTGAATCTGCTGAGATGAGTTCATCTTTCATGCAGTTAAAACGTCTAAAAAGCTTCAACGCTGCATAGGCACCATTTGGACACGCATAAAGAACATCTACGTTGTCATGTTTGCGCACAGTCCTGTAAAAGACTCAAACACAACGAGAAACAAAAGGCATCTTCTATCTGGATGGTTTTCACGCAGGTACAGATGAGGTGAAGGTGGTGAACATCTGATCATCACTCCCATCACCAGCCTCCTCCCCTTATACTCAACTATTTATCAAGAACGTTTTATACActacaaaacatttatataacacaaaacacaaaaaaaaacaaaaaataaaatttttaaactatatatatatatatatatatatatatatatatatatatatatatatatatatttctcattctatataaatatttgtGCTCGCACTCGTGAACGTTTGAGACTGAGCGCGATTTGGGGAAGTTCTTTTTTGCAACAGCTTTGCGACATGTCGACCGATGAGGCAGGCACGTGCACAGGTAGGGCTAACCTGTGCAGAGCACTTTTGCCCTTACACTTCGAAGTGCCATTTTTTttgatggtttttttttttttttttgaggcaAGCACAATAAACCTCTCAAGAATCGAAAATGGGCTAATTTCCCATAGACTACAGCGAGACCATAGACATCTTTTCAGCTGCCGCAATCTGTTTTGGCGATCTTAGCGTGCGCCTCAGTTCAAGTAAAGAGGCAGCGCGGAATAAACATGAACCGATAGTCTCTTCCACTTTACTAGTTATATGGTTATAACAAGGAATAAACATGACTGAACACGAacaggtatgttgaaagataaagTTAAGTAGCCTATaccgaaatccgtatcatgtgaCATGTCACATGTAATCGCTCAGTgtttataatgtaatgtaatataatatgtaatataatgtaaaaaaagaaagaacaaaagtaacataacgtcacatttacctcagaaaagccattcaatgCCCAAAAACttgttagtcagctagaaaaatgaaCTTGGAGAGCAGCATTTTGCTAAATGTATGCACTAGACTATATTTCATATTCATTCTATTTTACTTTAATCAATAGGCCTACTATTTAATGTCTGAATAAATCAGGGTTTTTTtctgacagccaccatttaggCTAAATGTTTATATTACAAAAACGTGTAGAAACATAAGTATGTCATTAAAATTGATTAGTATAACtttattaattttaacctttaatatcATAATTATGTACCAACTGGGGTTaaatatagtttacagcattagttgagagatttttattttctttttggaaatttgccatgtactgtaggCCTACTTGATAGGCCTCAAATTAATCATTATTGTATCGCATTTAATAGATTAGAAATCTAATCACATGCTTGTGAATCGAAATTGAACccaattgtgaaatttgtgtcaatgccctagtgatgtgtcgttcttgaacgattcgttcattttgaacgaatctttaatgtgactcgggaagaacgagtcgtctcggggggtgattcgttcagtcgcgcatgtgcaatattctacaggttcTGTACTGCTACTAGTAGttcagtcagaattgcgggataaattgcaattcagaaaagacagaaacgagtatatctcacaattgtttttcttttttttaaagaaatgtgagatataaactcagatttgcgagaaataaaagtcagaattgtgagatatgaactcgaaattaactttttattcttttaattaatAAGTTGTACGCGTCAAGAGACTTATACGCTTTAAGCTTCTCCTGAGTATACACTTGAGGTGTCAATCAGGTAAATATATATCTCTGGCCACTGGATGCTTGGCCATTTCGTTTCGTCATTTAAAAACTGACAAGGTGCTATGGCAAAAGGATCCGTAAGCTGTATACCACTcggtaatgttaattttttttaaataacagtgCTTATCGCTGGGTGAAGCTGCTGTGATATGCcgacaacataaaaaaaaaaccaaaaaacaaatcaaaatattcTATAATGTTCCTAATCTTAACTACTTTCAACCGCTTCGTCGCAACTCTCTAGTCGTACTGGTTATCACTCCCGGGTTTTCTGCAACCATGATGCGCTCGCATCCCGAATGTTTACAAACAGTAAATAGTCctattgattagttcatttcatgagtctttcgggttttgagtcgttccttaatcacgtgacagacccatacgctaccaatgcattctgagccggaaagagaatagagtgccccagggatgacgcgttttttgtaggcaaaacccggaagcgagttagcattttaggacttccggttccaacgccgtaaagtctatgggttttttgaatgggtttttactaaatcgcctgaaataaggtctgtggttaacaaagcctctaaatactttcacgttttgatctatgacataaaacacaccagttataacccacttgtgatttttttaaacttttactgtatCTTAaattcggcggttgctaacaaattgctaaaagggactactacGTTTGGTGGGGACTtgatggtgcgttcaagtcttcctgggaagttcgtatttacgaggtgggaaatcgtgtgtacgacggtaggtgcattcaagtcactttcgtcggagtatgatggcggtgtgccttctctaaattaattacacaaaattacaacacttctgcttctagaaaatgtagagcaaataatgtacattagttgtatgttgcttttttatgttttttaattaatttatgaagctgttgtaaactttattgttgcatattacatttttatactgtgatgctattgtattttttgctgggaatcagcttactttgttgtaaatagaaaagcctgacaattcactgctaaatacctgtaatattgtggtatttcgccatgtttctgactgacacgcccccaactcgcacagatcggagcttaaagaaaattacgagcttcccactggtatttacgacattgtggtggcattcatgtcagttctgctcgtaaatacgatctttccgacatgacttgaacgcaccattagacgtcatcatgacaaacaggacatttggacagcatttctcatgaaaaagtggataagtattcatacacagcgcatatataatcagtgagcatgtttttaaatagagttgttttctaaataaagtttgagtacgcttggtggtgacgacgttgatccgcgaccatcgTGTGCTGTAGTCcttttatagcctactgttagccttttatatctgacgactttatttaggcttcaaaatctataaatgttgtgttaacttgtaaagattatcttgatagacaaaatgtgtaagtgtcataaccctttgttaaacacagagcttattttctgcgattttccaaaagtctatgggaaaaatgaataggctttcagtcgagggatcccgtgcgctgctaacttccgggttggcctacaaaaacgcgtcatccctggggcactctattgattagttctttttatgagtctttcgggtttttgagtcgttccttaatcacgtgacagacccatacgctaccaatgcattctgagccggaaagagaattgattagttctttttatgagtctttcgggtttttgagtcgttccttaatcacgtgacagacccatacgctatgctgtgtgacccaagtcacattatatttattagtaaataacgttaactctccagttttgtttgagtttgtgttacaactagggatgtcccgatcacgtttttttgccctcgagtccgagtcatttgattttgagtatctgccgataccgagtcccgatccgatacttaatagcctacataaaaaagaataaagaagagcaaaaaaacagatccaggaacagtgcttttcaggtttttcaggtattcggttttcaaatagtaatcaaatataaaatatcactgcatattatctttactgtataaaataaataaagattaatcattattgaagttacaaaaactattcagtcaagagcagtgagtaatttctttgttatttgttgtttgatttaacattaaatacaggcagcaggaatagttgttttccctttaagacatgcacgatccagtacatatagcctactgttccacatgcgctgtctttctcggctaatatacgttcacttaagacataaccgactatgtttgctaggatactcactaggacgggcatgttgacataatttttgtatgaatgtggccgccgaagcgcaaggCGTGatagagaactcagtatttgcgcgctgactggaataagcgtgtgcgcgcttcggatgagcgcacagaaatcttctcacagcgcgtgcgagttctctttcgcgtcttgttctttaaggtttaaatcagcaaggcttaaacgagttagtttaaatacagacagcaacgtgtgcaACGTgtgtcaacacccgggtgatgacggcgtaaatgactggacattagagcagacggcactcgcagttaacagtttacaaagagtgactgttttgtccacgctttctgattatcgttgttgtaacgttttgcgcatccatcgactgaaacatacattatctgaactctgtctgtattccacgttgctattttaaacaaaccatattaaccaatagatgcgtcgtcattcgagatggaccgcagtgcaagtgcggtccgtaagtggagaaccgtatggttcgattttttacagagaaccgttgcacccctaatacatatatatccgagtcctgatcgggaggttgcttttaatttatgtcattatgtcctttttgagcaatct
It encodes the following:
- the LOC137007658 gene encoding galanin receptor 2a isoform X2, producing the protein MAGLISLVPTTSELMEKLELSVLIRNGQMNTKSTNLFILNLGLADLSFIVFCVPLQATIYTMDEWVFGPFVCKAVHFIIFLTMYASIFTLAAVSLDRYLAIRYPLRSRETRTPRNALTSIILVWVLSLFFSSPYLSYYQQMDLDGTTLCIPAWNIHHRRAMDICTFIFGYLIPVLILGITYARTIRYLWTSVDPMQNMSESRKAKRKVTKMIIIVAVLFCLCWLPHHLVILCVLFGHFPLNHTTYVIRILSHLVAYTNSCLNPIVYALVSKHFRKGFKKVFGCAFPNRVVNRIHTVPPAQTVSLMEAATCEGSNHSDGSTRGRLWSKSSKKMMTSAFMTFNVT
- the LOC137007658 gene encoding galanin receptor 2a isoform X1, with amino-acid sequence MAGLISLVPTTSELMEKLELSERFMNQSGGTLRLKSHTLLILIRNGQMNTKSTNLFILNLGLADLSFIVFCVPLQATIYTMDEWVFGPFVCKAVHFIIFLTMYASIFTLAAVSLDRYLAIRYPLRSRETRTPRNALTSIILVWVLSLFFSSPYLSYYQQMDLDGTTLCIPAWNIHHRRAMDICTFIFGYLIPVLILGITYARTIRYLWTSVDPMQNMSESRKAKRKVTKMIIIVAVLFCLCWLPHHLVILCVLFGHFPLNHTTYVIRILSHLVAYTNSCLNPIVYALVSKHFRKGFKKVFGCAFPNRVVNRIHTVPPAQTVSLMEAATCEGSNHSDGSTRGRLWSKSSKKMMTSAFMTFNVT